Proteins from one Salarias fasciatus chromosome 14, fSalaFa1.1, whole genome shotgun sequence genomic window:
- the bicra gene encoding BRD4-interacting chromatin-remodeling complex-associated protein isoform X3: MDDEDGRCLLDVICDPEALNDFLHGSETHLDTDDLLDGSSDPSSSFFSTTGGHVPEVQPAVQLSANESTGLPRVSVDLDFLEDDDILGGSPGGEGGSNGIGTNHEPCDILQQSLAEANITEQSLQEAEAELDLGSFGIPGLTQVVQTLPDASLSGAGGTAVGVGIGVGGTAAIFPGSAPNATVTPPNATADMLGSVLAQQGLQIQPQVMNKAISVQPFMQPVGLGNVTLQSISSIQALSNGGQSGHLGIGQIQVVGQPTVMTINQSGQPILAKAMGGYQLHQSGAEVSGAGSQAGLGASGGGLLIQSNKATLGSPALNGPAVCVSSTNSSSGGTMTAPAGLVGFSSTPLSSGIGPQTQTQGQIMQNVIIQRTPTPIQPKPPQGGAIQPKLFKQQPQPQQQSQPQPAPQALQNDAHKALGLQQLPVSAAQNVAFLTGKPGSNVVLSTQATTQGPQFQQTLFKQQAAQASGKPLSVHLLNQPSSIVIPSQTVLQGQNHQFLLPQLQAGGQILTQHPGGHIITSQGPGTQLIANQILTANQNINLGQVLTSQGHPGAAHILSGPIQLQHGQMGTPTLFQMPVSLAQSQNQTQTHTVSGHAQTVIQGMPIQNSLTMLSQVEGLSPAVSLQPALQQQPGGVPSSTGAVTMAQGQPGECVTVLGSSTDQAAHPPQQLVQQSSILAMQPAPSVSTATTVPSSSPSMSVPTSSSVTAVGLVPPQAQHSPGRLLFTNQGSSMILSQESLQMFLQQHHQTENESTPSVGVPASVIVSSNSVTTPAPAVHDSQLTDSWVGQSHSPSPGPSPMTTVGKQVPSSGQQQPLKIQNMSPSPALTSHAAAPPVAESPQPSQSPLTLSQQIQSPHHQQQSRPPSQPQPQPQTPSRSCTPSSHPPLFIVHNQIAESPQPAAQGQPQQTPPQQAHIQVQLQPQPRPASQPAPYQQDMPPMSQSPKPPPAPPAQHQFTAPPVSVCATAVVKTQLPIQGLTSDQQHHLQIIAAQIQTLSSIAQPSPQQKQLLEKLHQVQHSIMIQAKQPPQPQPQPQPQPQPQPQATSQFSSQQGVPVDKVVIASSASAAAPAPLPSMLQPTSVLVKTPATASSDLQVFSGGQGPAGAMVNQTVTPASLTQPVQVQPKPGVISSVGGMTLGKGGMQIQVLGGNLTQMPAPQPPAPVQTQTTTMKMPFSAEPSKEARMLEQLRKHQGSALHPNYSAPFHSFEDTLHRLLPYHLYQGTANSSQDYQRVDDEFERVSCQLLKRTQAMLDKYRYLLFAESKQRLGPSAEMVMIDRMFIQEEKIALNQDKVLAKERPEEFVANVRMLESVLSQKKSSPAEPTPASTGVSSAAAAPAPAAPAPAPLPNVTPNPAPAPTPAPAPAPASLPPAASAPPAAPSVSPFPPTKLVIKQGGGGASVSWSSSCPPPPAAAAKPATEPTGQSSSFSRPPSASSSFSSSGSKAAADDDDALPQRTSKPPIKTYEARRRIGLKLKIKQDQTGFSKVVHNTALDPVHTPQPQPSSQSAAQQQTQPEAAGPHAKPRPLSTPPPSVIRTQSPVCTASSGLSVTISTSQSNAPSRGSNPSSAAPSSSSSSSSSTQMNGTLDHHDTAGLKHNPSSTATPSQTTCRLPLRKTYRENISPRVRPGVPGGGDESLSYPRTTPSPPRHEASTPPSERTVIASVKVEKRDREALHARTEASHDGGRLGGAVQGLSEMDEVFNRGIKTAQHHHLPQFLDREGAKERAEEHTDQETDVSTFKRLSGKNRHRVGGTFRMDQHAPGPPSPESSFARDSLLPAKRCKSDSPDMDNASFSSGSPPDDSLNEHLQCAIDSILNLQQEPSARGHHIKGGGRSHQHQSQRAGGSASSSHRSAAPPPSSASASSSLAQHPQVGGRGHNGSLVPQTQSR; encoded by the exons ATGGATGATGAAGACGGCAGGTGCCTTCTAGATGTAATTTG TGACCCAGAAGCTCTCAATGACTTTCTTCATGGATCTGAGACCCAT TTGGACACTGACGACCTTTTGGATGGTTCGAGTGACCCCTCCAGCTCGTTCTTCTCTACCACTGGG GGCCATGTTCCAGAGGTCCAGCCGGCGGTCCAGTTGTCGGCCAACGAGTCGACGGGCCTCCCCAGAGTCAGTGTTGACCTGGACTTCCTGGAAGATGATGACATCCTGGGAGGATCCCCGGGTGGAGAAGGTGGGAGCAATGGCATTGGGACGAACCACGAGCCGTGCGACatcctgcagcagagcctggctGAAGCCAACATCACAGAGCAAAGCCTACAGGAGGCCGAGGCTGAGCTGGACCTGGGCTCCTTTGGAATTCCAGGCCTCACACAAGTGGTTCAGACGCTGCCCGATGCCAGCCTCTCTGGGGCGGGAGGCACTGCGGTTGGTGTAGGCATCGGTGTCGGGGGGACAGCAGCGATTTTCCCTGGATCAGCCCCGAACGCCACGGTGACCCCCCCAAACGCGACAGCTGACATGCTGGGATCGGTGCTCGCTCAGCAGGGCCTTCAGATCCAACCCCAAGTCATGAACAAGGCCATTAGCGTTCAGCCTTTTATGCAGCCCGTGGGCCTGGGAAATGTGACACTTCAATCCATTTCGAGTATCCAAGCTCTTTCAAACGGAGGTCAGTCTGGACATTTGGGGATCGGACAGATTCAGGTTGTGGGTCAGCCTACAGTCATGACTATCAATCAGTCTGGGCAACCAATCCTGGCTAAGGCCATGGGTGGCTACCAGCTGCACCAATCTGGAGCAGAGGTTTCAGGAGCTGGTTCTCAGGCAGGGCTTGGAGCCTCGGGAGGTGGACTTTTGATCCAAAGCAACAAGGCCACTTTGGGATCTCCAGCTTTAAATGGACCTGCCGTTTGTGTCAGTAGCACGAACAGCAGCAGTGGTGGTACAATGACTGCTCCCGCTGGGCTTGTGGGCTTTAGCAGCACCCCTCTAAGTTCAGGAATTGGACCCCAGACGCAAACCCAAGGCCAAATCATGCAAAACGTGATCATCCAGAGGACACCGACACCCATTCAGCCTAAACCCCCACAGGGGGGAGCCATCCAACCGAAGCTCTTTAAACAGCAACCacagccgcagcagcagtcccagCCACAGCCAGCGCCCCAAGCCCTGCAAAATGATGCCCATAAGGCTCTtgggctgcagcagctcccagtttctgctgctcagaatgTCGCCTTCCTGACAGGAAAGCCAGGCTCAAATGTTGTCCTGAGTACACAAGCCACAACACAAGGCCCTCAGTTTCAACAAACCTTGTTCAAGCAACAAGCAGCACAAGCGTCTGGAAAGCCTCTGAGTGTACATTTATTAAACCAACCGAGCAGCATCGTTATTCCCTCTCAGACTGTTCTACAAGGTCAAAACCACCAGTTTCTCTTGCCGCAGCTACAGGCGGGTGGACAGATCCTCACGCAGCACCCTGGGGGCCACATCATCACTAGTCAGGGGCCTGGTACACAACTCATTGCAAACCAGATTTTAACTGCAAACCAGAACATCAATTTGGGTCAGGTGTTGACTTCACAGGGCCATCCTGGTGCTGCCCACATCCTCTCCGGACCCATTCAGCTACAACATGGCCAGATGGGCACGCCCACACTCTTTCAGATGCCCGTTTCGTTGGCTCAGAGTCAAAATCAGACACAGACCCACACTGTCTCAGGTCATGCCCAGACAGTCATACAGGGCATGCCCATCCAGAACTCCCTGACCATGCTGAGTCAAGTGGAGGGCCTGAGTCCTGCCGTCAGCCTTCAGCccgccctgcagcagcagcccggtGGAGTCCCCAGCAGCACGGGAGCCGTAACCATGGCTCAAGGCCAGCCCGGAGAGTGCGTTACCGTGCTGGGAAGCTCCACGGACCAGGCTGCTCATCCTCCTCAGCAGCTTGTACAGCAGTCATCGATCCTCGCCATGCAACCGGCTCCCTCTGTGTCCACAGCGACCACAgttccctcctcttctccgtcCATGTCTGTTCCCACCTCCTCTTCCGTCACAGCGGTGGGGCTGGTCCCCCCTCAGGCTCAGCACAGTCCGGGAAGGTTACTGTTCACCAACCAAGGGTCCAGCATGATCCTGAGCCAGGAGTCTCTGCAGATGTTCCTGCAACAG CACCATCAAACAGAGAATGAGTCAACCCCCTCTGTGGGCGTTCCGGCGTCTGTAATCGTCAGCAGCAACAGCGTCACTACTCCAGCCCCCGCTGTCCATGACAGCCAATTAACAGACTCATGGGTGGGTCAGAGCCACAGCCCTTCCCCTGGCCCCTCCCCCATGACAACAGTGGGGAAGCAG GTTCCCTCCAGTGGACAGCAACAGCCCCTGAAGATCCAGAACATGTCCCCCTCGCCAGCCTTGACGTCGCACGCCGCCGCGCCCCCGGTGGCGGAAAGCCCCCAGCCCTCGCAGTCCCCTCTCACCCTGAGCCAGCAGATCCAGTCACCGCACCATCAGCAGCAGTCGCGTCCCCCGTCCCAGCCTCAGCCGCAGCCCCAAACCCCCTCTCGCTCGTGCACGCCTTCATCTCACCCCCCACTCTTTATTGTCCATAACCAAATCGCGGAGTCCCCTCAACCCGCCGCCCAAGGCCAGCCCCAGCAAACGCCGCCCCAGCAGGCGCACATTCAAGTTCAGCTGCAGCCCCAGCCGCGGCCGGCTTCTCAGCCCGCCCCTTATCAACAGGATATGCCTCCCATGTCGCAGTCGCCCAAGCCTCCTCCCGCACCGCCGGCGCAGCACCAGTTCACTGCGCCTCCTGTCAGCGTTTGCGCCACCGCCGTCGTGAAGACCCAGCTTCCCATCCAGGGCCTGACGTCGGAtcagcagcaccacctgcagATAATAGCAGCACAAATTCAGACTCTGTCGTCCATCGCTCAGCCGTCGCCTcagcagaaacagctgctggagaagctgcaccAG GTCCAGCATAGCATCATGATCCAAGCCAAGCAGCCCccccagcctcagcctcagcctcagcctcagcctcagcctcagcctcaagCCACCAGTCAGTTCAGTTCCCAGCAAGGTGTGCCTGTTGATAAAGTGGTGATCGCATCATCCGCCAGCGCTGCTGCTCCCGCTCCGCTCCCCTCAATGCTGCAGCCGACGTCAGTGCTCGTTAAAACTCCTGCTACAG catcaaGTGACTTACAGGTATTCTCAGGAGGCCAAGGGCCAGCTGGAGCAATGGTGAATCAGACTGTCACTCCTGCCAGCCTTACTCAGCCTGTACAG GTTCAGCCAAAGCCAGGAGTGATCAGCTCAGTGGGGGGGATGACTCTGGGGAAAGGTGGGATGCAGATACAGGTGTTGGGAGGTAACCTGACTCAAatgcctgctccacagcccccAGCTCCCGTGCAAACTCAG ACGACAACAATGAAAATGCCTTTCAGTGCAGAGCCCAGTAAAGAAGCCAG GATGCTTGAACAGCTAAGAAAACATCAGGGTTCAGCGCTTCATCCAAACTACAGTGCTCCTTTCCACTCTTTCGAGGACACACTGCACAGACTGCTGCCTTACCATCTCTACCAGGGAACTGCCAACTCTTCTCAAGACTATCAAAGAG TGGATGATGAGTTTGAGAGGGTCTCATGCCAGCTGTTGAAAAGGACCCAGGCCATGCTGGATAAATATCGTTACTTGCTCTTTGCGGAGTCAAAA CAGAGACTGGGCCCCTCGGCAGAGATGGTGATGATCGACCGGATGTTCattcaggaggagaagatcgcTTTAAATCAGGACAAGGTTCTGGCCAAGGAGAGACCAG AGGAGTTTGTGGCAAACGTGCGAATGTTGGAGAGCGTCCTCTCTCAAAAGAAATCATCACCTGCTGAACCCACGCCAGCGAGTACCGGcgtctcttctgctgctgctgctcctgcacccgCTGCCCCCGCCCCGGCCCCCCTCCCCAACGTTACCCCGAATCCTGCCCCCGCCCcgactccagctccagctccagctcccgcctccctgccccctgctgcttcagctcccCCTGCCGCCCCGTCCGTTTCCCCTTTCCCCCCAACCAAGCTGGTCATCAAgcagggagggggcggagcttctgtgtcctggtccagcagctgccccccgcctccagctgcagcagccaagCCGGCGACCGAACCCACCGGCCAGAGCTCCTCTTTCAGCCGTCCTCCATCAGCatcctcctcgttctcctcctcgGGCTCTAAAGCGGCGGCCGACGACGACGACGCCCTGCCGCAGCGAACCAGCAAGCCCCCCATTAAGACCTACGAGGCCCGCAGGAGAATCGGCTTGAAGTTGAAGATCAAGCAGGATCAGACTGGGTTCAGTAAGGTGGTCCACAACACTGCCTTAGATCCGGTGCACACACCTCAACCTCAGCCGAGCAGCCAGTCGGCGGCGCAGCAGCAGACTCAGCCGGAAGCCGCTGGACCACATGCAAAGCCCCGCCCTTTGTCGACCCCCCCTCCCTCGGTCATCAGAACTCAGTCCCCCGTATGCACTGCTTCATCCGGGTTATCGGTCACGATATCAACCTCTCAGTCTAACGCACCGTCGAGAGGCAGCAATCCCTCCAGCGCAGcgccatcctcctcctcctcctcctcctcctccacgcaGATGAACGGGACGCTGGATCACCACGACACGGCCGGGTTGAAACACAACCCCTCCTCCACTGCCACCCCCTCACAGACAACCTGCCGCCTGCCCCTCCGAAAGACCTACCGGGAAAACATCAGCCCCCGGGTCCGGCCCGGCGTCCCGGGCGGCGGCGACGAGAGTCTGTCCTACCCCAGAACCACGCCGTCGCCCCCCAGGCACGaggcctccacccctccctcagAGCGAACAGTGATAGCCAGCGTGAAGGTGGAGAAAAGAGACAGGGAGGCCCTGCACGCTCGCACGGAGGCGAGCCACGACGGGGGCCGCCTGGGCGGCGCCGTGCAGGGGCTGAGCGAAATGGACGAGGTCTTTAACCGCGGGATTAAAACCGCTCAACACCACCACCTCCCGCAGTTCCTCGACAGGGAGGGCGCCAAGGAGAGGGCGGAGGAGCACACAGACCAAGAGACAGATGTAAGTACTTTTAAAAGATTGAGCGGAAAAAATAGACACAGGGTGGGGGGGACGTTTAGGAtggaccagcatgcacctggGCCTCCGTCCCCGGAGTCCTCCTTCGCTCGAGACTCTTTGCTTCCTGCCAAACGTTGCAAGTCGGACTCTCCTGACATGGACAATGCCAGCTTCTCCAGCGGCAGCCCTCCGGACGACTCTCTGAACGAGCACCTGCAGTGCGCCATCGACAGCAtcctgaacctgcagcaggagccCTCGGCCCGCGGGCACCACATCAAAGGGGGCGGCAGGTCCCACCAACACCAAAGTCAGCGGGCGGGGGGCTCGGCGTCCTCGTCCCACAGGTctgcggccccgcccccttcctcGGCCTCTGCGTCGTCCTCGTTGGCCCAGCACCCTCAGGTCGGCGGCCGCGGCCACAACGGCAGCCTGGTGCCCCAGACTCAGAGCAGATAA